A genomic window from Halobaculum sp. MBLA0147 includes:
- a CDS encoding VWA domain-containing protein — protein sequence MLDFDADLNPSAREVVPFPAVVGQDRLKRALLVAAANPSVDGVLVRGEKGTAKSTAARGLAALLPPQRAVADCPFGCPPDDPDAQCAACRERLRQGEAVALDEASDVEESGRDRADVLEDVDDDSTAVPVRRRSVPFVTLPLGASRDRLVGSLSVPDALDGEATFEPGLLARANRGFLYVDEVNLLDDHLVDVVLDAAASGRNRVERDGVSRTHPAQFTLIGTMNPEEGRLRPQFRDRFALQVTVTGSRELGERVAVIERSLSGFDGDHEAATAAIRERLVAARERLPNVTLPDSLTRSIADLCRDAGVDGHRGDVALARCARTLAALDGRTRVLESDLREAATFALPHRLAATPFGDGADLDRLLADHFGEEGGEGTDDAGEGAGDAGEGAGDADEGVSGADADGGGTGEGDSSGGREPDGAPGGEGDETAGTDRQQAPDDDRTRAGAGRGPDDAGGGAGEGPGGDEFDGTSGLGDDESRRFDGEETPDVSDGDDGGSVLGEEGTAAGGAGSVRLGPDGTGGGDTTVTPHEDDGDRGADAEATPLVPGQQRPAAAAGDDADEAAEPGGGDRDDDEDGDADADRSHGLPGDTDDERTERGGIETPDLDPPAPSEPDGGDHDATRASTAARGATVRTERADATDAVDAAATARAAAARGADEVQSRDLRRSVRSGGDGALVVFALDASASMRAPMRAAKGVALDLLRDAYERRDEVAVVTFAGETAEVVLPPTDSVDLAARHLKSLPTGDRTPLPAGLRATERVLTRADADSAVVVCLTDGRATATGRAVGDGQPAATDEVGSSKTTQAPEATEVPEVTETTGSAERDHSCDETPQAERSGDERATVSPVVATRRAAATLAERDPRVLVVDAGTDGRTSLVGDVVAATGGERVPLDDLTANRVADAADRATAADGRSQSRGATDGGDPT from the coding sequence GTGCTTGATTTCGACGCCGACTTGAACCCTTCGGCACGCGAGGTGGTGCCGTTCCCGGCGGTGGTGGGACAGGACCGCCTGAAGCGTGCGCTGTTGGTCGCGGCGGCGAACCCGTCGGTCGACGGGGTGCTCGTCCGCGGCGAGAAGGGGACCGCGAAGTCGACGGCAGCGCGGGGGTTGGCGGCGCTGCTGCCGCCGCAGCGAGCCGTCGCGGACTGTCCGTTCGGCTGTCCGCCAGACGACCCAGACGCGCAGTGTGCGGCGTGTCGCGAGCGACTCCGCCAGGGCGAGGCGGTCGCGCTCGACGAGGCGAGTGATGTCGAGGAGAGCGGTCGCGATCGAGCCGACGTGCTCGAAGACGTGGACGACGACTCGACGGCTGTCCCGGTCAGGCGGCGCTCAGTGCCGTTCGTGACACTGCCGCTCGGGGCCTCGCGGGACCGCCTCGTCGGGTCGCTGTCGGTGCCGGACGCGCTCGACGGCGAGGCGACGTTCGAGCCGGGACTGCTGGCGCGCGCCAACCGCGGGTTCCTCTACGTGGACGAGGTGAACCTGCTGGACGATCACCTCGTCGACGTGGTGCTCGACGCCGCCGCCTCGGGACGGAACCGCGTCGAACGCGACGGCGTGAGTCGGACACACCCGGCGCAGTTCACCCTGATCGGGACGATGAACCCGGAGGAGGGACGGCTCCGGCCGCAGTTCCGGGACCGTTTCGCGTTACAGGTGACGGTCACGGGGAGCCGAGAGTTGGGCGAACGCGTCGCGGTGATCGAACGGTCGCTGTCGGGGTTCGACGGCGACCACGAGGCGGCGACGGCCGCGATCCGCGAGCGGCTCGTCGCCGCACGGGAGCGCCTGCCGAACGTGACACTCCCGGACTCGTTGACACGGTCGATCGCGGACCTGTGTCGCGACGCGGGCGTGGACGGCCACCGCGGCGACGTGGCGCTGGCGCGGTGTGCTCGGACGCTGGCGGCGTTGGACGGGCGCACCAGAGTACTCGAATCGGATCTGCGGGAGGCGGCGACGTTCGCGCTGCCGCACCGCCTCGCCGCGACGCCGTTCGGCGACGGGGCGGATCTGGACCGCCTCCTCGCGGACCACTTCGGCGAGGAGGGTGGCGAGGGGACCGACGACGCCGGCGAGGGTGCCGGTGATGCTGGCGAGGGGGCCGGTGACGCCGACGAGGGGGTGTCGGGTGCCGACGCCGACGGCGGGGGAACCGGTGAGGGGGACAGCTCCGGGGGTCGGGAGCCCGACGGTGCCCCCGGCGGCGAGGGCGACGAGACTGCCGGAACGGACCGCCAGCAGGCCCCCGACGACGACCGAACACGAGCGGGCGCCGGCCGTGGTCCCGACGACGCAGGCGGAGGTGCAGGAGAAGGACCCGGTGGCGACGAGTTTGACGGTACGTCTGGCCTCGGCGACGACGAGAGTCGCCGATTCGACGGCGAGGAGACACCGGACGTGTCCGACGGCGACGACGGCGGGAGCGTGCTCGGCGAGGAGGGGACCGCTGCTGGCGGTGCGGGGAGTGTCCGTCTCGGTCCCGACGGTACCGGCGGTGGTGACACGACGGTGACTCCACACGAGGACGACGGAGACCGCGGAGCCGACGCCGAGGCGACGCCGCTCGTCCCCGGCCAGCAGCGTCCCGCTGCTGCCGCCGGAGACGACGCCGACGAGGCGGCAGAACCCGGTGGCGGCGACAGGGACGACGACGAGGACGGCGACGCCGACGCGGACCGCAGCCACGGACTCCCCGGCGACACGGACGACGAGCGGACGGAACGCGGTGGGATCGAGACGCCGGACCTCGACCCACCCGCTCCGTCGGAGCCGGACGGCGGCGACCACGACGCGACGCGAGCGAGCACGGCGGCTCGTGGCGCGACCGTGCGGACAGAACGAGCCGACGCGACGGACGCGGTCGACGCCGCAGCGACCGCCCGCGCCGCCGCGGCGCGCGGTGCCGACGAGGTGCAGTCGCGGGACCTCCGGCGCTCCGTCCGATCCGGCGGCGACGGCGCGCTGGTCGTGTTCGCACTCGACGCCAGTGCCTCGATGCGCGCGCCGATGCGTGCCGCGAAAGGTGTCGCACTCGACCTGCTGCGCGACGCCTACGAACGTCGCGACGAAGTCGCGGTGGTGACGTTCGCCGGCGAGACCGCCGAGGTGGTGCTCCCGCCGACCGACAGCGTCGACCTCGCTGCGCGCCACCTGAAGTCGCTCCCGACCGGCGACCGGACCCCCCTGCCTGCCGGCCTCCGCGCCACGGAGCGAGTTCTGACCCGCGCCGACGCCGACTCCGCCGTCGTCGTCTGCCTCACCGACGGCCGTGCGACCGCGACCGGCCGCGCGGTCGGCGACGGACAGCCCGCCGCGACAGACGAAGTTGGTTCCTCGAAGACCACTCAGGCACCTGAGGCAACTGAGGTACCTGAGGTAACTGAGACAACTGGGTCGGCGGAGAGAGACCACTCTTGTGACGAGACGCCGCAGGCCGAGCGGAGTGGCGACGAGCGCGCCACCGTGTCACCGGTGGTGGCGACACGTCGGGCGGCGGCGACACTCGCCGAACGAGACCCGCGTGTGCTCGTCGTTGACGCCGGGACGGACGGCCGGACGAGTCTGGTCGGCGACGTGGTGGCGGCGACGGGCGGGGAGCGGGTCCCGCTCGACGATCTGACCGCGAACCGCGTCGCCGACGCCGCCGACCGCGCGACGGCGGCCGACGGGAGGAGCCAGTCCCGAGGCGCGACCGACGGGGGTGACCCGACGTGA
- a CDS encoding CbiX/SirB N-terminal domain-containing protein, translating into MDDEAVLLVGHGSRREKSNEQVRRLAANLESRLGIPVDAGFLELAEPSIRDAIDGLAGSVSTVSVVHLSLFAASHVKNDVPAALARVREEHPELSVANGAHLGVHPALVDLLDDRAASVEAELGVDREDDDVTVVLCARGSSDPDANADVHKLARLLYEGRAFDRVDATFVGVTEPTLDETLHDVARHRPDGVVVLPYMLGDGVLTGRIHDGAAEFDADYPYVDAASGDPLGTDDRLLDVLGDRWQEARTDSVEMSCDTCKYKVELDGYEEDVGGARAMLRALTHQAAHEDRSDVADEPHVHDTPANHVAVCTNQTCAGNGSAKVLERFRQAVRDSEACDARVTRTSCLGPCGDGPNVAVYPDGVWYQGVAPDDADRIVSSHLDRDRIVSDLDTQLL; encoded by the coding sequence CTGGACGATGAGGCGGTACTGCTCGTCGGCCACGGCTCCCGCCGCGAGAAGTCAAACGAGCAGGTGCGGCGACTCGCCGCGAACCTGGAGTCGCGGCTCGGCATTCCGGTCGACGCCGGGTTCCTCGAACTCGCGGAGCCGTCGATCCGCGACGCGATCGACGGACTCGCCGGCAGCGTCTCCACCGTCTCCGTCGTCCACCTCTCGCTGTTCGCCGCCAGCCACGTCAAGAACGACGTGCCGGCCGCACTGGCTCGCGTCCGCGAGGAGCACCCAGAGTTGTCCGTCGCCAACGGCGCCCACCTCGGCGTCCACCCGGCGCTGGTCGACCTGTTGGACGACCGCGCCGCCAGTGTGGAGGCGGAACTCGGAGTCGACCGCGAGGACGACGACGTGACGGTGGTGCTGTGCGCTCGTGGGTCCTCGGACCCGGACGCCAACGCCGACGTACACAAACTCGCGCGGCTGTTGTACGAGGGCCGCGCGTTCGACCGCGTAGACGCCACCTTCGTCGGCGTGACGGAGCCGACACTCGACGAGACGCTCCACGACGTGGCCCGACACCGACCCGACGGCGTCGTCGTCCTCCCGTACATGCTCGGCGACGGCGTGTTGACGGGGCGGATCCACGACGGTGCCGCCGAGTTCGACGCCGACTACCCGTACGTCGACGCCGCCTCGGGCGACCCGCTGGGCACCGACGACAGACTCCTCGACGTGCTCGGCGACCGCTGGCAGGAGGCTCGCACCGACAGCGTCGAGATGTCGTGTGACACCTGCAAGTACAAGGTGGAACTCGACGGCTACGAGGAGGACGTGGGCGGCGCACGGGCGATGTTGCGAGCGCTCACCCACCAGGCGGCCCACGAAGACCGCTCGGACGTGGCCGACGAGCCACACGTCCACGACACGCCCGCCAACCACGTCGCCGTCTGTACGAACCAGACCTGCGCCGGGAACGGCTCTGCGAAGGTGTTGGAACGCTTCCGGCAGGCCGTCCGCGACTCGGAGGCCTGTGACGCCCGCGTCACCAGGACTTCCTGTCTGGGCCCGTGTGGCGACGGCCCGAACGTCGCCGTCTACCCGGACGGCGTCTGGTACCAGGGCGTCGCGCCGGACGACGCCGACCGCATCGTCTCGTCGCACTTGGACCGCGACCGCATCGTGAGCGACCTCGACACCCAACTGCTATGA
- a CDS encoding lysostaphin resistance A-like protein — MFELPFVTLFGVGLAAAGHQTLSRLAARVGFETVIADDRTRSDVVKWVAAGAMLAYVLGVEGRALSSIGLRAPDALPVVGSLTPVLDVLVWSGLGVVATWVTTVAVYALYTRLGLPLLESFEDELRDGGTARYLFTVLSAGVVESLLYQGYLIERLTGLTGSVILAAGLSCVVFTAAHAAGETFSTAETVYIGVPAAVLTALYVVSGSVYVACLTHVVVNTLSAVTE; from the coding sequence GTGTTCGAACTCCCGTTCGTGACACTGTTCGGTGTCGGTCTGGCTGCGGCCGGCCACCAGACACTCTCTCGGCTGGCCGCACGCGTCGGCTTCGAGACGGTGATCGCCGACGACCGGACGCGTAGTGACGTCGTCAAGTGGGTCGCGGCGGGAGCGATGCTCGCGTACGTTCTCGGAGTGGAAGGGCGAGCGTTGTCCTCGATCGGCTTGCGAGCCCCCGACGCACTTCCAGTCGTTGGCAGTCTCACACCGGTGCTCGACGTGCTCGTCTGGTCGGGACTCGGTGTGGTCGCGACGTGGGTGACAACGGTGGCCGTCTACGCTCTCTACACACGACTCGGTCTCCCCCTGTTGGAGTCGTTCGAGGACGAGCTCCGTGACGGTGGGACTGCCAGGTACCTGTTCACGGTTCTCTCGGCCGGTGTCGTCGAGTCCCTGTTGTACCAAGGGTACTTGATCGAACGTCTCACCGGACTCACCGGGAGTGTGATCCTCGCGGCGGGCCTCTCGTGTGTCGTCTTCACCGCGGCTCACGCCGCTGGCGAGACCTTCTCGACGGCCGAGACGGTGTACATCGGCGTCCCCGCCGCCGTCCTCACGGCACTGTACGTGGTGTCCGGCTCCGTCTACGTCGCCTGCCTCACTCACGTCGTCGTGAACACGCTGAGCGCGGTAACGGAGTGA
- a CDS encoding cobalt-precorrin-7 (C(5))-methyltransferase, translated as MTADEPDTGATDDYDLASGPDPADLAAAEPEPVGGVRRTGPTGVGDGDHDTTEVAESDRADAVDPVYAVGIGPGSLEFLTPRGRRAIERADVVVGFETVVEFVADATDADTLTCGYRDEAAALTTFADRVAAGERGTAVLMGDPNHSGYQFLGKVQDVVDRPVRVVPGISSLQVAASRARTPMERTTFVTLHVSGAVDDGLARLRRDVGDRHLLVLPRPFDWMPGDVAATLCDAGADPGLEALVLERLTHADEAITRTTLGELATHAGEETPFSDLSVLVVRRTTAGESPVRRPELSQWAVADEGGEP; from the coding sequence GTGACTGCCGACGAACCCGACACGGGGGCGACGGACGACTACGACCTCGCGAGTGGACCGGATCCCGCCGACTTGGCGGCCGCAGAGCCAGAACCCGTCGGCGGTGTCCGTCGGACGGGCCCGACGGGGGTAGGTGACGGAGACCACGACACCACCGAAGTCGCCGAGTCCGACCGCGCCGACGCCGTCGACCCGGTGTACGCGGTGGGGATCGGTCCGGGGTCGCTGGAGTTCCTCACCCCGCGAGGCCGGCGAGCGATCGAGCGTGCGGACGTGGTGGTCGGGTTCGAGACGGTCGTCGAGTTCGTCGCAGACGCGACGGACGCGGACACGCTCACCTGTGGCTACCGAGACGAGGCGGCGGCGCTGACGACGTTCGCGGACCGCGTCGCGGCCGGCGAGCGCGGGACGGCCGTCCTGATGGGCGACCCGAACCACTCCGGCTACCAGTTCCTCGGGAAGGTCCAGGACGTCGTGGACCGGCCGGTGCGCGTGGTGCCGGGAATCTCGTCGCTCCAAGTCGCCGCGAGTCGGGCGCGGACGCCGATGGAGCGGACGACGTTCGTCACGCTCCACGTCAGCGGGGCCGTCGACGACGGGCTCGCGCGACTCCGGCGGGACGTGGGCGACAGACACTTACTCGTCCTCCCGCGGCCGTTCGACTGGATGCCGGGCGACGTGGCGGCGACACTGTGTGACGCCGGTGCCGACCCCGGACTGGAGGCGCTCGTGCTCGAACGACTCACCCACGCCGACGAGGCGATCACGCGGACGACGCTCGGCGAGTTGGCGACCCACGCGGGCGAGGAGACGCCGTTCTCGGATCTGTCCGTGCTCGTGGTGCGACGGACGACCGCGGGCGAGTCGCCAGTTCGTCGTCCGGAACTGTCGCAGTGGGCCGTCGCGGACGAGGGAGGCGAGCCGTGA
- a CDS encoding DUF3209 family protein, producing MTCHEIEALRLGLTTVLGTTDRAAEEHARQELEGHMEGPIAGMADAESLDELQRHLDAALVDLEELVAETDADDPAYDYRRGRLVAVRDAERSLARLATLGETFFDDLGETHDSLHDAFPVEE from the coding sequence ATGACCTGTCACGAGATCGAAGCACTCAGACTCGGACTGACGACCGTCCTCGGAACCACGGACCGCGCCGCCGAAGAACACGCCCGCCAGGAACTGGAGGGCCACATGGAGGGCCCTATCGCGGGGATGGCCGACGCCGAGAGTCTCGACGAACTCCAGCGGCACTTGGACGCCGCTCTGGTGGACTTGGAGGAACTCGTCGCGGAGACGGACGCGGACGACCCGGCGTACGACTACCGGCGCGGCCGTCTCGTCGCCGTCAGAGACGCCGAGCGCTCGCTGGCGCGGCTGGCCACACTCGGCGAAACGTTCTTCGACGATCTCGGCGAGACACACGACTCGCTCCACGACGCGTTCCCCGTCGAGGAGTGA
- a CDS encoding precorrin-8X methylmutase: protein MTTDEFAERLPDETGSDGDGTRRRRVARVTDGSATPGEPYRTDGGGPGDEAYADLGATTERAMEIAETSMDRVRELVPDETLADRLRQKAVHATGDPEFQHLLRFTAPETGDDVEPVRAGARAVLGERPIVTDITMVQSGVTGRGHDCPVWKAIGNGAELAAETGMTRTAASVLELDREGTYDDAVAVVGNAPTAALALADCIEDGTRPAVVVATPVGFVKAEESRRRLRRVAAAHGVPAITNVGRRGGSGLAAGLTNELIHVASDARDGEVSLAADEHGGDGAGGQRPDGGDDPRPDGGDA, encoded by the coding sequence ATGACGACTGACGAGTTCGCCGAGCGGCTGCCCGACGAGACCGGCTCGGACGGCGACGGGACCCGGCGGCGGCGCGTCGCACGGGTGACTGACGGGAGCGCGACGCCGGGTGAACCGTACCGCACGGACGGCGGCGGGCCCGGCGACGAGGCGTACGCCGATCTCGGTGCGACGACGGAGCGGGCGATGGAGATCGCCGAGACGAGCATGGATCGGGTGCGGGAGTTGGTGCCGGACGAGACGCTGGCGGATCGGCTCCGACAGAAGGCAGTTCACGCGACCGGCGACCCGGAGTTCCAACACCTGTTGCGGTTCACGGCTCCGGAGACGGGCGACGACGTGGAGCCGGTCCGAGCGGGTGCTCGGGCGGTGTTGGGCGAGCGCCCGATCGTCACGGACATCACGATGGTCCAGTCGGGGGTCACCGGGCGCGGCCACGACTGTCCAGTGTGGAAGGCGATCGGCAACGGTGCGGAACTCGCGGCGGAGACGGGGATGACCCGCACCGCGGCGTCCGTCCTCGAACTCGACCGCGAGGGGACGTACGACGACGCCGTCGCGGTCGTCGGGAACGCGCCGACCGCGGCGTTGGCGCTGGCGGACTGCATCGAGGACGGGACGCGACCGGCGGTGGTCGTCGCCACGCCCGTCGGCTTCGTGAAGGCCGAGGAGAGTCGCCGACGGCTCCGGCGCGTCGCCGCGGCCCACGGGGTGCCGGCGATCACGAACGTCGGACGGCGTGGCGGGAGCGGACTCGCCGCGGGGCTGACGAACGAGTTGATCCACGTGGCGAGTGACGCCCGCGACGGCGAGGTGTCGTTGGCGGCGGACGAGCACGGGGGAGACGGCGCCGGAGGACAGCGACCCGACGGCGGCGACGACCCACGACCAGACGGGGGCGACGCGTGA
- the cobN gene encoding cobaltochelatase subunit CobN yields MHEIALYTATENELGALAAAAERIETADVTAASGDLEPDEVAAFRETAQDATAVVLWFHGDTEGVPGYDGLVADLREAGVPTVVHSTGDAFAAEDTTTDAAVRERVVSYLERGGTANLANLLRSLVDTYTDETVAHDDPVALPTEGVYHPDHPGASYEELRATLDPDTPTVAVWFYESHWTHENTAYVDALVRALESEGVDALPVFCNPATDTSEQEDAEWVVDEWLTEPDGEGGREPLVDAVCSAFMFALSMDERGRDADDEGAGAESVFLDRLGIPVLETITTMRSPSRYDAADTGVMGFELALSVALPEFDGNVITHPISGKARGDDTAGIGTAPKRHVPIPDRVAHAARLAANWARLGHRDPADRRVAVVLHNYPPSDDGIGTAFGLDTPASARNLLAELADRGYDLGGGENGSEGQSGRHAGPPDDGADLIDALTSQLTLDDRWVAPEDVRERSVDVVEPETYETWWNDLDEDFRAAVHEEWGDPPDRPFAIPGVEFGNVLCTVQPPRGFGMDPSKVYHDSALQPPHDYVAFYAWLRESFDADAVVHLGTHGSLEWLPGKTVGLDAESAPDQLIGDLPNVYPYVINNPGEGTQAKRRSYAAVVDHLTPVMADAGTYDELAELEELATRYREAGTGVGAETEANLAERIHEQVAELDLAVELGIAGEIDERVSVRGPDEAGTTLAEGEVTGDEVDTDELVERIHEYVTDVKTTQIRLGLHTLGEPPTDDRLVEYVVALTRLENTGAPSLRESVAGVLGIDHDRLLAEPGTYDETLGMTYAEAADVVYETSLDLVGLLAETDFDVPPSGREADPDDEVTMNTLVVALEPLGDARAEPGAHEQLREVLRYVCETVVPKVRGASEEVTRTADALEGEYVPAGGSGAPTRGGVDLLPSGRNFYTLDPRKVPARTAWDVGREVADGVAERHRREEGAYPEEIGVVAWGTPTVRTRGETVAQVLALMGVEPVWTDAGRIDDVEPIPLDELDRPRIDVTTRVSGLFRDAFPQAAGVIHDAVEAVVELDEPHEENYVKKHVEEAEAELRDRGHDDPETAARHRVFTTRPGGYGAGTNKAVDEGNWDDRSDLASVYVEWGGYAMGWRGSVAEAHDAFERRLASVDATVKIEDTMEQDEFDSSDWYAFHGGLITAVAEAGDDGEPASYVGDSSDPSNVDVYTNEEKVRKAMRARVLNPEWLDSMEEHGYKGAGDLSSTVDVVLGWDATTGVVSDRLWTDVAEKFALDPDRQAWMSDVNPWALASIADTLLEAIDRDLWDAPDDVHRALRDLDLRAEGELEAETSRPPAAVGEVSDDD; encoded by the coding sequence ATGCACGAGATCGCACTCTACACGGCGACGGAGAACGAACTGGGGGCGCTGGCGGCGGCGGCCGAGCGTATCGAGACTGCGGACGTGACGGCCGCGTCGGGTGATCTGGAACCCGACGAGGTCGCCGCGTTCCGCGAGACCGCGCAGGACGCGACGGCGGTCGTGTTGTGGTTCCACGGCGACACGGAGGGTGTCCCGGGGTACGACGGCCTCGTCGCGGACCTCCGGGAGGCTGGGGTCCCGACGGTGGTCCACTCGACCGGCGACGCGTTCGCGGCCGAGGACACCACGACGGACGCGGCGGTCCGCGAGCGGGTCGTCTCCTACCTGGAACGTGGCGGGACGGCGAACCTCGCGAACCTGCTGCGGTCACTCGTCGACACCTACACCGACGAGACGGTCGCTCACGACGACCCCGTGGCGCTCCCGACGGAGGGCGTCTACCACCCGGACCACCCCGGCGCGAGCTACGAGGAGCTGCGGGCGACGCTGGACCCGGACACGCCGACGGTGGCGGTGTGGTTCTACGAGTCACACTGGACCCACGAGAACACCGCCTACGTGGACGCACTGGTCCGCGCGCTGGAGTCGGAGGGTGTCGACGCGCTGCCGGTGTTCTGTAATCCGGCCACGGACACCAGCGAACAGGAGGACGCCGAGTGGGTCGTCGACGAGTGGTTGACGGAACCCGACGGGGAGGGCGGTCGCGAACCGCTCGTCGACGCGGTGTGTTCGGCGTTCATGTTCGCGCTGTCGATGGACGAGCGGGGACGCGACGCCGACGACGAGGGCGCGGGCGCGGAGTCGGTGTTCCTCGACCGCCTCGGCATCCCGGTGCTGGAGACGATCACGACGATGCGGTCGCCGAGTCGCTACGACGCCGCCGACACGGGCGTGATGGGGTTCGAGTTGGCGCTGTCGGTCGCGTTGCCGGAGTTCGACGGCAACGTGATCACCCACCCGATCTCGGGGAAGGCACGCGGCGACGACACCGCCGGGATCGGCACCGCGCCGAAACGACACGTCCCGATCCCGGACCGCGTGGCCCACGCGGCGCGACTCGCCGCGAACTGGGCCCGACTGGGCCACCGTGACCCCGCCGACCGCCGCGTGGCGGTCGTGTTGCACAACTACCCGCCGAGTGACGACGGGATCGGCACCGCGTTCGGACTCGACACGCCCGCCAGCGCCCGGAACCTGCTGGCCGAGTTGGCCGACCGGGGGTACGACCTCGGCGGGGGAGAGAACGGCAGTGAAGGTCAGAGTGGACGCCACGCCGGTCCACCCGACGACGGCGCGGACCTGATCGACGCGCTCACGAGTCAACTCACGCTCGACGACCGCTGGGTCGCGCCCGAGGACGTGCGCGAGCGGAGCGTCGACGTGGTAGAACCCGAGACGTACGAGACGTGGTGGAACGACCTCGACGAGGACTTCCGGGCCGCGGTCCACGAGGAGTGGGGTGACCCGCCGGATCGCCCGTTCGCGATCCCGGGCGTCGAGTTCGGGAACGTGCTGTGTACCGTCCAACCGCCTCGCGGCTTCGGGATGGACCCGTCGAAGGTGTACCACGACTCGGCACTCCAGCCGCCACACGACTACGTCGCCTTCTACGCGTGGCTCCGGGAGTCGTTCGACGCCGACGCCGTCGTCCACCTCGGCACCCACGGCAGTCTGGAGTGGCTCCCCGGGAAGACCGTCGGGTTAGACGCCGAGAGCGCGCCGGACCAGCTGATCGGGGACCTCCCGAACGTCTACCCGTACGTCATCAACAACCCTGGCGAGGGGACACAGGCGAAGCGGCGCTCGTACGCCGCCGTCGTCGACCACCTCACGCCGGTGATGGCCGACGCGGGTACCTACGACGAACTCGCCGAGTTGGAGGAGCTCGCGACGCGGTATCGCGAGGCAGGCACCGGCGTCGGCGCGGAGACCGAGGCGAACCTCGCGGAGCGCATCCACGAGCAGGTCGCCGAGTTGGACCTCGCCGTCGAGTTGGGGATCGCGGGCGAGATCGACGAGCGCGTCTCGGTGCGCGGCCCCGACGAGGCCGGGACCACACTCGCGGAGGGCGAAGTGACGGGCGACGAGGTGGACACCGACGAGTTGGTCGAGCGTATCCACGAGTACGTCACGGACGTGAAGACGACACAGATCCGCCTGGGGCTCCACACGCTCGGCGAACCGCCGACGGACGACAGACTCGTCGAGTACGTCGTCGCACTCACGCGACTGGAGAACACCGGCGCCCCCTCGTTGCGCGAGAGCGTCGCCGGTGTCCTCGGGATCGACCACGACCGGCTGCTCGCCGAACCGGGCACGTACGACGAGACCCTGGGGATGACGTACGCCGAGGCCGCCGACGTGGTGTACGAGACGAGTCTCGACCTCGTCGGCCTGCTCGCGGAGACGGACTTCGACGTGCCCCCCTCCGGCCGCGAGGCGGACCCCGACGACGAGGTGACTATGAACACCCTCGTCGTCGCCCTGGAGCCGTTGGGTGACGCCCGTGCCGAACCGGGTGCTCACGAGCAGCTGCGCGAGGTCTTGCGGTACGTCTGTGAGACCGTCGTCCCGAAGGTACGGGGCGCAAGCGAGGAGGTGACGCGGACGGCCGACGCACTCGAGGGTGAGTACGTCCCCGCGGGTGGCAGCGGCGCGCCGACGCGGGGCGGCGTCGACCTGCTGCCGAGCGGCCGGAACTTCTACACGCTGGACCCGCGGAAGGTACCCGCTCGCACGGCGTGGGATGTCGGCCGCGAGGTGGCCGACGGCGTCGCGGAGCGACATCGCCGCGAAGAGGGCGCGTACCCCGAGGAGATCGGCGTCGTCGCGTGGGGGACGCCGACAGTCCGGACCCGCGGCGAGACGGTCGCGCAGGTGCTCGCGCTGATGGGCGTCGAGCCGGTGTGGACCGACGCCGGACGGATCGACGACGTGGAGCCGATCCCGCTGGACGAGTTGGACCGGCCGCGGATCGACGTGACGACGCGCGTGTCGGGACTGTTCCGCGACGCCTTCCCACAGGCCGCGGGGGTGATCCACGACGCCGTCGAGGCGGTCGTCGAACTGGACGAGCCACACGAGGAGAACTACGTGAAGAAACACGTCGAGGAGGCCGAGGCGGAGTTGCGCGACCGGGGCCACGACGACCCGGAGACGGCGGCGCGTCACCGCGTGTTCACGACGCGGCCCGGCGGGTACGGCGCCGGGACGAACAAGGCGGTCGACGAGGGGAACTGGGACGACCGGAGCGACCTCGCGTCCGTGTACGTCGAGTGGGGTGGCTACGCGATGGGGTGGCGTGGCTCCGTCGCGGAGGCCCACGACGCCTTCGAGCGCCGACTCGCGAGCGTCGACGCGACGGTGAAGATCGAGGACACGATGGAGCAAGACGAGTTCGACTCCTCGGACTGGTACGCGTTCCACGGCGGGCTGATCACGGCCGTCGCGGAGGCGGGGGACGACGGCGAACCGGCCTCGTACGTCGGCGACTCCTCGGATCCGTCGAACGTCGACGTGTACACCAACGAGGAGAAAGTCCGGAAGGCGATGCGGGCTCGCGTGCTCAACCCCGAGTGGCTCGACTCGATGGAGGAGCACGGCTACAAGGGTGCCGGCGACCTCTCCTCGACGGTCGACGTAGTGCTCGGCTGGGACGCGACGACCGGCGTCGTGAGCGACCGGCTGTGGACGGACGTGGCCGAGAAGTTCGCACTCGACCCGGACAGGCAGGCCTGGATGTCGGACGTGAACCCGTGGGCGCTGGCCTCCATCGCGGACACGTTACTGGAGGCGATCGATCGCGACCTGTGGGACGCGCCGGACGACGTCCACCGGGCGTTGCGCGACCTCGACTTACGCGCCGAGGGCGAGTTGGAGGCGGAGACGAGTCGTCCGCCCGCCGCGGTCGGGGAGGTGTCCGATGACGACTGA